One Dreissena polymorpha isolate Duluth1 chromosome 9, UMN_Dpol_1.0, whole genome shotgun sequence genomic window carries:
- the LOC127843781 gene encoding heat shock 70 kDa protein 12B-like isoform X1, which yields MCWRTSAVFPRRDLLFTKVIREPDLVVAIDVGSTHSGYACQWREDFIKKGNVEFNTKWGEGAPQIHKTSTLLLLKYENDTTKLPSIVAFGHTAERQYANIQSDEDYEQEKHYYKLFKKFKMRLYTLNKDNYSSSIQTESVDGFQEDISTVMFLFIKALKDDFLNKNATCATESVLTKTLWVVTVPALWTEKTRMLMRAAAEMTGIGEHNLLLASEPECAAVYYINLPQKLQIALGNIGEPGTKFLTADIGGGTGDLSAVEVQSDGTFKELCNVSGERVGGEQVNEAFYLEMYDSFKGGKVRQLFSEAEYYEIMKLEEEFENCKLTIRPDTSDEKIKIPIPNLVREKIKEKELELKNNAPITYNIKTQTLEVKRRYVREKLFEVPCSLIHNTISTVLKEHAEIKIVVLVGGFAESSIVQENLRSKLKEKFAEVKVVVPTSPFRAVLTGAVIFGHNPLIFTSRISRATYGIAVNELFDETKHNQSKKWFDEEDNVHRCKDVLSIHVKKGEAVALNEALNKKTYLPWSKSSKVIHLQVYETSDSGPVNGSVMYTTDHGCKKIAEISVDVPTAEESSKRDVSVRMIYGGTQLSVIAVCAHTGKECRAVIRFD from the exons ATGTGTTGGAGAACATCAGCAGTTTTTCCCCGCAGAGATCTGTTGTTCACT AAAGTAATTCGAGAACCCGATCTTGTGGTGGCCATCGACGTGGGTTCTACACATTCGGGATATGCATGCCAATGGAGGGAAGATTTTATAAAGAAAGGAAACGTTGAATTCAACACTAAGTGGGGAGAAGGCGCACCACAA ATTCACAAGACCAGCACATTACTGCTACTAAAATACGAGAATGACACTACGAAACTACCAAGCATTGTTGCTTTCGGACATACAGCCGAAAGGCAGTATGCAAACATCCAATCTGACGAAGATTACGAACAGGAAAAACATTATTacaaactgtttaaaaaatttaaaatgcgtctttatactttaaataag GATAATTACAGTTCGAGTATTCAAACGGAAAGCGTTGATGGATTCCAAGAAGATATTTCGACAGTCATGTTTTTGTTCATCAAGGCCCTCAAAGACGACTTCTTGAACAAGAACGCGACTTGTGCCACTGAAAGCGTACTTACTAAAACCCTGTGGGTTGTAACCGTACCTGCATTGTGGACAGAGAAAACCCGGATGTTAATGAGAGCAGCTGCAGAAATG ACAGGCATCGGGGAACACAATCTTCTCTTGGCATCGGAGCCAGAATGTGCAGCCGTTTATTACATCAACCTTCCTCAAAAACTGCAAATCGCATTGGGCAATATTGGAGAGCCAGGAACCAAGTTCTTAACTGCTGATATTGGAg GTGGCACGGGCGATTTGTCTGCAGTTGAGGTTCAAAGTGACGGTACGTTTAAAGAATTATGCAATGTATCTGGAGAGCGCGTTGGTGGGGAACAAGTGAATGAGGCATTCTATCTTGAAATGTACGACAGCTTTAAAG gtgGCAAGGTCCGGCAGCTGTTCAGCGAAGCAGAGTATTATGAAATTATGAAGTTGGAGGAAGAATTCGAAAATTGCAAACTGACAATCAGACCAGACACGTCAGACGAAAAAATTAAAATACCGATTCCAAACCTTGTGCGTGAAAAGATCAAAGAGAAGGAAttagaattaaaaaataatgcacCTATAACATACAACATAAAAACTCAAACCCTTGAAGTTAAACGTCGTTACGTCCGTGAAAAGTTATTTGAAGTGCCATGTTCTTTAATACATAACACCATTTCAACAGTATTAAAAGAGCATGCCGAAATCAAGATCGTTGTATTAGTCGGCGGTTTTGCGGAATCTAGCATAGTTCAAGAAAATCTGCGATCTAAGTTGAAAGAAAAATTCGCGGAAGTCAAAGTTGTTGTTCCAACATCTCCTTTCCGCGCAGTTTTGACAGGTGCTGTCATATTTGGACACAATCCGTTGATTTTCACAAGTCGTATCAGCAGAGCTACGTATGGAATCGCCGTGAATGAATTATTCGacgaaacaaaacacaatcaatcAAAGAAATGGTTTGATGAGGAAGACAATGTTCATCGATGCAAAGACGTGCTGTCCATACATGTCAAGAAAGGTGAAGCTGTTGCTCTCAATGAAGCCCTTAACAAGAAAACGTACCTACCATGGTCAAAGAGTTCGAAGGTCATACATCTCCAGGTATACGAAACTTCAGATTCTGGGCCCGTGAATGGATCTGTGATGTATACTACAGACCATGGATGTAAGAAAATTGCTGAAATCAGTGTAGATGTCCCAACAGCCGAGGAATCGAGCAAAAGGGATGTGTCCGTCCGAATGATATACGGAGGCACTCAACTCTCTGTCATTGCTGTGTGTGCACATACTGGCAAGGAATGTCGTGCGGTTATACGCTTTGATTAA
- the LOC127843781 gene encoding heat shock 70 kDa protein 12B-like isoform X2 — MELKVIREPDLVVAIDVGSTHSGYACQWREDFIKKGNVEFNTKWGEGAPQIHKTSTLLLLKYENDTTKLPSIVAFGHTAERQYANIQSDEDYEQEKHYYKLFKKFKMRLYTLNKDNYSSSIQTESVDGFQEDISTVMFLFIKALKDDFLNKNATCATESVLTKTLWVVTVPALWTEKTRMLMRAAAEMTGIGEHNLLLASEPECAAVYYINLPQKLQIALGNIGEPGTKFLTADIGGGTGDLSAVEVQSDGTFKELCNVSGERVGGEQVNEAFYLEMYDSFKGGKVRQLFSEAEYYEIMKLEEEFENCKLTIRPDTSDEKIKIPIPNLVREKIKEKELELKNNAPITYNIKTQTLEVKRRYVREKLFEVPCSLIHNTISTVLKEHAEIKIVVLVGGFAESSIVQENLRSKLKEKFAEVKVVVPTSPFRAVLTGAVIFGHNPLIFTSRISRATYGIAVNELFDETKHNQSKKWFDEEDNVHRCKDVLSIHVKKGEAVALNEALNKKTYLPWSKSSKVIHLQVYETSDSGPVNGSVMYTTDHGCKKIAEISVDVPTAEESSKRDVSVRMIYGGTQLSVIAVCAHTGKECRAVIRFD; from the exons ATGGAGCTG AAAGTAATTCGAGAACCCGATCTTGTGGTGGCCATCGACGTGGGTTCTACACATTCGGGATATGCATGCCAATGGAGGGAAGATTTTATAAAGAAAGGAAACGTTGAATTCAACACTAAGTGGGGAGAAGGCGCACCACAA ATTCACAAGACCAGCACATTACTGCTACTAAAATACGAGAATGACACTACGAAACTACCAAGCATTGTTGCTTTCGGACATACAGCCGAAAGGCAGTATGCAAACATCCAATCTGACGAAGATTACGAACAGGAAAAACATTATTacaaactgtttaaaaaatttaaaatgcgtctttatactttaaataag GATAATTACAGTTCGAGTATTCAAACGGAAAGCGTTGATGGATTCCAAGAAGATATTTCGACAGTCATGTTTTTGTTCATCAAGGCCCTCAAAGACGACTTCTTGAACAAGAACGCGACTTGTGCCACTGAAAGCGTACTTACTAAAACCCTGTGGGTTGTAACCGTACCTGCATTGTGGACAGAGAAAACCCGGATGTTAATGAGAGCAGCTGCAGAAATG ACAGGCATCGGGGAACACAATCTTCTCTTGGCATCGGAGCCAGAATGTGCAGCCGTTTATTACATCAACCTTCCTCAAAAACTGCAAATCGCATTGGGCAATATTGGAGAGCCAGGAACCAAGTTCTTAACTGCTGATATTGGAg GTGGCACGGGCGATTTGTCTGCAGTTGAGGTTCAAAGTGACGGTACGTTTAAAGAATTATGCAATGTATCTGGAGAGCGCGTTGGTGGGGAACAAGTGAATGAGGCATTCTATCTTGAAATGTACGACAGCTTTAAAG gtgGCAAGGTCCGGCAGCTGTTCAGCGAAGCAGAGTATTATGAAATTATGAAGTTGGAGGAAGAATTCGAAAATTGCAAACTGACAATCAGACCAGACACGTCAGACGAAAAAATTAAAATACCGATTCCAAACCTTGTGCGTGAAAAGATCAAAGAGAAGGAAttagaattaaaaaataatgcacCTATAACATACAACATAAAAACTCAAACCCTTGAAGTTAAACGTCGTTACGTCCGTGAAAAGTTATTTGAAGTGCCATGTTCTTTAATACATAACACCATTTCAACAGTATTAAAAGAGCATGCCGAAATCAAGATCGTTGTATTAGTCGGCGGTTTTGCGGAATCTAGCATAGTTCAAGAAAATCTGCGATCTAAGTTGAAAGAAAAATTCGCGGAAGTCAAAGTTGTTGTTCCAACATCTCCTTTCCGCGCAGTTTTGACAGGTGCTGTCATATTTGGACACAATCCGTTGATTTTCACAAGTCGTATCAGCAGAGCTACGTATGGAATCGCCGTGAATGAATTATTCGacgaaacaaaacacaatcaatcAAAGAAATGGTTTGATGAGGAAGACAATGTTCATCGATGCAAAGACGTGCTGTCCATACATGTCAAGAAAGGTGAAGCTGTTGCTCTCAATGAAGCCCTTAACAAGAAAACGTACCTACCATGGTCAAAGAGTTCGAAGGTCATACATCTCCAGGTATACGAAACTTCAGATTCTGGGCCCGTGAATGGATCTGTGATGTATACTACAGACCATGGATGTAAGAAAATTGCTGAAATCAGTGTAGATGTCCCAACAGCCGAGGAATCGAGCAAAAGGGATGTGTCCGTCCGAATGATATACGGAGGCACTCAACTCTCTGTCATTGCTGTGTGTGCACATACTGGCAAGGAATGTCGTGCGGTTATACGCTTTGATTAA